One segment of Tamlana crocina DNA contains the following:
- a CDS encoding TRAP transporter small permease: MKLREKVDKILGKVLVVIMAIMVINVLWQVFTRFVMGTPSSFTDELARYLMIWIGVLGAAYVSGRNMHVAIDVLPSKASGPMQKKILKLVYVIIIIFSFLALVVGGFRLVYISYLLGQTSAALQIPMALVYLAIPISGLLIIFYKTLDLIKK, from the coding sequence ATGAAACTTCGAGAAAAAGTAGACAAGATTTTGGGAAAAGTACTTGTAGTCATAATGGCCATTATGGTTATTAATGTACTGTGGCAAGTATTTACAAGGTTTGTAATGGGAACGCCAAGTTCATTTACAGATGAATTGGCAAGGTATTTAATGATTTGGATTGGTGTATTGGGGGCCGCTTATGTATCGGGCCGCAATATGCACGTGGCTATTGATGTATTGCCATCAAAAGCAAGTGGCCCTATGCAAAAGAAGATTTTAAAATTGGTATATGTCATTATTATCATCTTCTCATTTTTAGCATTGGTTGTTGGCGGATTCAGACTGGTTTATATCAGTTATTTACTGGGGCAAACTTCAGCAGCTTTACAAATCCCTATGGCATTGGTGTATTTAGCCATTCCCATTAGTGGACTGTTAATCATTTTTTACAAAACTTTAGATCTTATAAAAAAATAA
- a CDS encoding DUF6495 family protein, whose amino-acid sequence MKYRRLTKEQFEELHQEFINFLATQSITHDEWTNLKANKPELAETELDVFSDLIWEGVLNQTEYLENFAPQHMYLFRLGEDKMHAIVVNVTKDGIDITTQEGYDWLRENLLDESVEFLQADKEYTDDKNADKFKMIEQGSVITKGELYHYFNELIN is encoded by the coding sequence ATGAAATACAGAAGACTTACAAAAGAACAATTTGAAGAACTGCACCAAGAGTTCATCAATTTTTTGGCCACACAGTCCATTACGCATGATGAGTGGACCAATCTAAAAGCCAATAAACCCGAATTGGCCGAAACCGAACTGGATGTGTTCAGCGATTTAATTTGGGAGGGCGTTTTAAACCAAACCGAATATTTAGAAAATTTTGCGCCGCAGCACATGTATTTGTTCCGCTTGGGGGAAGATAAAATGCACGCTATTGTGGTAAACGTTACAAAAGACGGCATCGATATCACCACCCAAGAAGGCTACGATTGGTTGCGTGAAAACCTTTTGGATGAAAGCGTAGAGTTTTTACAAGCCGATAAAGAGTACACCGACGATAAGAACGCCGATAAATTCAAAATGATTGAGCAAGGCTCCGTGATTACCAAAGGTGAACTGTACCATTATTTTAATGAGTTGATAAACTAG
- a CDS encoding LamG-like jellyroll fold domain-containing protein has product MKVPNYHLKAAVSFLLYLSLAFTPLKGFTSSIYRNIAMALSSAPEINITGNTNTIIGNGSNTPILTDNTDFGKVQIVSETVTKTFVIENTGAANLTLGDILLSGTTDFSIISKPANGTVISAGNSESITISFATSTEGTQTTVLSIASDDSDEATYQINLTAEGDKVFFDSDNDGVYDDVDIDDDNDGIMDSDEENACRLSNGAWQADYKFLNETFGTGTGRGTGISSLYTVSTSYCLEDGSPGSSCSGSNAGVGDGEYTVTSFITSGVSGETVGPNDAIASWAWYAWAPIEDHTPGDTDGRMAVFNADYDPGIFYETQITGTLANVPVTYSFWVINIDNDDSRFSAGELPRGNPNVTVNFLTLDRSTVISTFDTGDITRCPGAINDPNNPAYNPSDPSFNTCTTSEWKQFTETFSTSETAFIVQFVNNAPGGAGNDLAIDDIEVRQTLCDMDSDGVADVFDLDSDNDGIPDVVEGNPTSASLSEGKASLTGVSSWVDTNGNGMHDLAEGISPINSDTDLIPDYLDLDSDNDGLFDVDEYGAVSSSAPPLFQNGDGDVTGNGVGDGAETEAFREKDSEGDGSIEYYGDGILDIFDYHSDAATYADAYGNIGQGTGPLYALDSDGDGTPDYRDPTNGTTNDIDTVEIYAHLPNTAGVLDNTTDADGDGIVASRDGNDTVFGSPRNLDNSYSLYFDGRNDYVEDTNVISSGSATIMAFIKSDGTNTDADNRVIAGQNDFYIRINEADNSVTAISESVSLSSTTNITDGIWTHVAVTTETDGDVVLFINGIEEARDTSSLGGITDASNFMIGRATTDSNYFKGGIDEVRVFNKALTTEELQRMVYQELDDSNNFNSGKIIPITICASLGSNLVKYYKMDGYQDDILDDKKTGSIDVSGAKMYNFKDIYFQKAPLPYETVADGNWTDSSNWLYGSEWDISTKSDNPDGASIVHIKNNIILNGTYDEQGMVGLIVDSGKEFSIEADKGLYNGWYLKLDGLIDLEGESQLIQTEGSILDATSAGKIERDQQGTKDYFTYNYWSSPVGVSNASSNNNSYKMTDNIFKNGTLPTSPSNITFTSFGYNGCVTGNDITIADYWIWKYSNSTYNNYYAWQHVRRNGTILPGEGFTMKGVDNTSGNISLTQNYVFDGKPNNDEITLPLTVNNEYLVGNPYPSALDADEFIRDNIKDGGNNTNNVINGALYFWEHFASNTHYLKEYQGGYGIYTLMGSTPAINSDTRINHTGGLTSTKGAPERYIPVGQGFFVRAILDPELTGESNDPNLTSSIDGGNIVFKNSQRVFQTEASGSSIFLKSNEAKSKKKINNTNLDTRPKLRLMFDSPKGYHRQLLTGVDESATNHFDLGYDAPLTEDNVEDMFWLIHNKEFVIQAVNHFETDQKLPLGIKIKKAGMATIRIEALENITNSLIIYLHDKTLDVYHNLKINDYSIHLDPGTYLDRFEITFGKEESLNTEYNISENIGAYFSNEKNCIIVNNPASMYIESVELLNIIGQSVFKTLPKTNQNSLEYYNHLKPGNYILRVRTKHRSMSKKVRVK; this is encoded by the coding sequence ATGAAAGTGCCCAACTACCATTTGAAGGCAGCTGTATCTTTTTTGCTGTATTTATCTTTAGCATTTACACCGCTTAAAGGCTTTACTAGCTCTATATACAGGAATATTGCAATGGCCTTATCAAGCGCTCCCGAGATAAATATTACGGGAAACACTAACACTATTATTGGCAACGGCAGCAACACCCCCATTTTAACGGACAATACCGATTTCGGAAAAGTTCAAATTGTATCTGAAACCGTTACGAAAACGTTCGTTATTGAAAATACCGGAGCGGCCAATCTAACTCTTGGCGATATATTACTTTCCGGCACTACAGATTTCTCAATAATCAGCAAACCGGCAAACGGTACTGTAATTTCGGCTGGCAACTCCGAAAGCATCACCATTTCCTTTGCTACATCAACCGAAGGCACACAAACCACGGTACTAAGTATCGCTTCCGATGATTCAGACGAGGCCACTTACCAAATAAATCTCACCGCGGAAGGCGATAAAGTATTTTTTGACAGTGATAATGACGGGGTTTATGACGACGTTGATATTGACGATGACAACGACGGCATCATGGATTCGGACGAAGAAAACGCCTGTAGATTATCCAACGGCGCATGGCAAGCAGACTATAAATTTCTGAACGAAACTTTCGGCACAGGCACTGGACGAGGTACCGGAATAAGCTCGCTTTATACCGTGTCTACTTCCTATTGTTTAGAAGATGGCTCACCAGGGTCAAGCTGTTCTGGCTCAAATGCCGGTGTAGGCGATGGCGAATACACCGTTACAAGCTTTATCACTTCTGGTGTTTCCGGCGAAACCGTTGGTCCTAACGATGCCATTGCTTCATGGGCATGGTATGCTTGGGCGCCCATTGAGGATCATACCCCTGGAGATACCGATGGCAGAATGGCTGTTTTTAACGCCGATTACGATCCCGGTATTTTTTATGAAACCCAAATTACAGGCACATTAGCCAATGTACCCGTAACTTATAGTTTCTGGGTAATCAATATTGATAACGACGATTCTCGGTTTTCAGCCGGCGAGCTACCTAGAGGTAATCCCAATGTAACCGTAAACTTCCTAACTTTAGACCGAAGCACTGTAATTTCCACGTTTGACACTGGCGATATCACACGTTGCCCAGGAGCCATTAACGACCCTAACAACCCAGCTTACAACCCTTCCGACCCGTCGTTCAACACTTGTACGACCTCAGAATGGAAACAATTCACGGAAACCTTTTCCACTTCCGAAACCGCTTTTATTGTTCAGTTCGTTAACAACGCACCTGGTGGCGCTGGAAACGATTTGGCTATTGATGATATTGAAGTAAGACAAACCCTTTGCGACATGGACAGCGACGGGGTTGCCGATGTTTTCGATTTGGATTCTGACAACGATGGCATTCCCGATGTGGTTGAAGGCAACCCAACAAGCGCCAGTTTAAGCGAAGGCAAAGCCAGCCTTACCGGTGTGTCCTCGTGGGTGGATACCAATGGCAACGGTATGCATGATTTGGCAGAAGGCATTTCTCCCATAAATTCCGATACCGATTTAATTCCTGATTATTTGGATTTGGATTCTGATAACGACGGGCTATTCGATGTGGATGAATATGGTGCTGTGAGTTCCAGCGCCCCACCCCTTTTTCAAAATGGCGACGGAGACGTAACTGGTAATGGTGTTGGAGATGGAGCAGAAACCGAAGCCTTTAGGGAGAAAGATTCCGAAGGCGATGGTTCAATAGAATATTACGGTGACGGTATTTTAGACATTTTTGATTACCACAGCGACGCAGCCACCTATGCAGATGCTTATGGAAATATTGGGCAAGGCACCGGACCTTTGTATGCTTTGGATTCCGACGGAGATGGCACGCCAGACTACCGCGACCCCACAAATGGCACCACAAATGACATAGATACTGTTGAAATTTATGCGCACCTTCCCAACACGGCAGGGGTTTTAGATAACACCACCGATGCAGATGGTGATGGTATTGTAGCCTCGCGCGATGGCAACGATACTGTTTTTGGCTCACCTCGTAATTTAGATAACAGCTACAGCCTATATTTTGACGGTCGGAATGATTATGTTGAAGACACCAATGTCATTTCCTCAGGAAGCGCAACCATTATGGCTTTTATAAAATCTGACGGCACAAACACCGATGCTGACAACAGAGTTATTGCAGGGCAAAATGATTTTTACATCAGAATAAACGAGGCCGATAACTCGGTTACAGCAATTTCTGAAAGCGTTAGTTTATCCTCTACTACAAACATAACCGATGGTATTTGGACCCATGTGGCGGTGACTACCGAAACTGATGGCGATGTAGTACTTTTTATCAATGGTATTGAAGAAGCCCGAGACACCTCAAGCTTAGGCGGAATTACAGATGCCTCCAATTTTATGATTGGAAGAGCCACCACAGACAGCAATTATTTTAAGGGAGGAATTGACGAAGTTAGGGTTTTCAACAAAGCGCTGACCACTGAAGAACTTCAACGTATGGTTTACCAAGAACTTGACGATTCCAATAATTTCAACAGCGGAAAAATAATTCCAATCACTATTTGTGCTTCATTGGGCAGCAATCTTGTTAAATACTACAAAATGGATGGCTACCAAGATGACATTCTTGACGATAAAAAAACAGGGAGTATTGATGTTTCCGGAGCAAAAATGTACAATTTCAAAGACATTTATTTCCAAAAAGCTCCGCTGCCTTACGAAACGGTTGCCGACGGAAATTGGACGGACAGCTCCAATTGGTTATACGGTAGCGAATGGGATATTTCTACCAAATCCGATAACCCCGATGGCGCATCAATCGTTCATATAAAAAACAATATTATCCTTAACGGCACTTACGATGAGCAAGGCATGGTAGGATTGATCGTAGATTCGGGAAAGGAGTTTTCCATTGAAGCCGATAAAGGACTGTATAACGGTTGGTATTTGAAATTAGACGGCCTGATTGATTTAGAGGGCGAATCGCAACTTATCCAAACCGAAGGCAGTATTTTAGACGCTACCAGCGCAGGAAAAATTGAACGCGACCAACAAGGTACAAAAGATTACTTCACCTATAATTATTGGTCATCTCCGGTTGGGGTTAGCAATGCCTCCAGCAACAACAACAGCTATAAAATGACCGACAATATTTTTAAAAACGGCACACTGCCCACATCGCCAAGTAACATCACCTTTACCAGCTTTGGTTACAATGGCTGTGTTACTGGAAATGATATTACCATTGCAGATTATTGGATTTGGAAATACTCAAACTCCACCTACAACAACTATTACGCATGGCAACACGTTAGGCGAAATGGCACTATTTTACCCGGTGAAGGCTTTACCATGAAAGGCGTGGACAATACCAGCGGCAATATATCGCTGACCCAAAATTATGTTTTCGACGGAAAACCAAATAACGACGAGATTACCCTTCCACTAACAGTTAACAACGAATATTTAGTGGGCAACCCATACCCTTCAGCATTAGATGCCGATGAGTTTATTAGAGACAACATTAAAGACGGCGGCAACAACACCAATAATGTTATAAACGGCGCACTTTACTTTTGGGAGCACTTTGCCAGCAACACGCATTACCTGAAAGAATACCAAGGCGGCTATGGCATTTACACCCTAATGGGCAGCACCCCCGCCATAAACAGTGATACCAGAATAAATCACACTGGTGGGTTGACTAGTACGAAAGGGGCTCCCGAGCGCTACATCCCGGTTGGGCAAGGCTTTTTTGTTAGGGCTATTTTAGATCCCGAGCTTACCGGCGAAAGTAACGACCCGAACTTAACAAGCTCCATCGACGGCGGAAATATTGTATTTAAAAATAGCCAGCGAGTGTTTCAAACCGAAGCTTCAGGTTCGTCCATATTTTTAAAATCGAATGAAGCAAAAAGCAAAAAGAAAATAAACAACACTAATTTAGACACGAGACCTAAACTGAGATTGATGTTCGATTCCCCGAAAGGGTATCACCGCCAACTTTTAACCGGAGTTGATGAAAGTGCCACAAACCATTTCGATTTGGGCTACGATGCGCCATTAACCGAAGACAATGTTGAGGACATGTTTTGGCTAATCCACAATAAGGAATTTGTAATCCAAGCGGTAAATCATTTCGAAACCGACCAAAAATTACCGCTGGGTATAAAAATCAAAAAAGCGGGAATGGCCACTATCAGGATTGAAGCTTTAGAAAATATTACCAACAGCTTGATAATTTATCTACACGATAAAACCCTCGATGTATACCACAACCTTAAAATAAACGATTACAGCATCCATTTGGACCCAGGCACTTATTTAGACCGTTTTGAAATCACCTTTGGAAAAGAAGAAAGCTTGAATACGGAATACAACATTAGCGAAAACATCGGTGCTTATTTTTCCAACGAAAAGAACTGCATTATTGTAAACAACCCCGCTTCCATGTATATTGAATCTGTTGAACTACTCAACATCATTGGGCAGTCGGTATTTAAAACGTTGCCAAAAACTAACCAAAACAGCTTAGAATATTATAACCATTTAAAGCCTGGAAACTATATTTTAAGAGTAAGAACCAAGCATCGTAGCATGTCCAAAAAAGTGCGCGTAAAATAA
- a CDS encoding TRAP transporter substrate-binding protein gives MIKNLKVFSLLLVVLLSSCGEMSNTRVIKIAHGLDTKHSVHQAMVEMGKDLEKRSGGKMNLQIYPSQQLGTERECLELLQIGSLDMTKVSVGVMENFAPKMKVFGVPFLFRDRQHSFDVLDSYIGKEILDDGEKYWLKGMAYYDAGSRSFYTKDRAVHTPEDLKGLKLRVMESVTAIDMVKSLGGSPTPISWGELYTSLQQGVVDGAENNPPSFYLSRHYEVCKFYTLNEHTVLPDVLVIGTSTWNKLSKQEREWLQASVDKSVTFQRKLWAEAEAEALAEVEKAGVEIIRPDKTLFKERVQSVYDGYKDNPVINKLIQDIQQLK, from the coding sequence ATGATTAAAAACCTAAAAGTCTTTTCGCTTTTGCTCGTCGTATTGTTGTCCAGCTGTGGCGAAATGAGTAATACCAGAGTGATAAAAATTGCCCACGGTTTAGATACCAAGCACTCGGTACATCAAGCGATGGTTGAAATGGGTAAGGATTTAGAAAAACGCTCTGGCGGAAAAATGAACCTTCAAATTTACCCCAGTCAGCAATTAGGAACAGAACGAGAATGCCTGGAATTGCTCCAAATAGGAAGTTTGGATATGACCAAGGTTTCTGTTGGGGTAATGGAAAATTTCGCCCCTAAGATGAAAGTATTTGGGGTGCCCTTTTTGTTTAGGGATAGGCAACATTCGTTTGATGTTTTAGACAGTTACATAGGAAAGGAAATTTTGGACGACGGTGAAAAATACTGGCTTAAGGGAATGGCCTATTATGATGCGGGCAGTAGAAGTTTTTATACAAAGGATAGAGCGGTACATACTCCCGAAGACCTAAAAGGACTAAAACTTAGGGTGATGGAAAGTGTAACGGCTATTGATATGGTTAAAAGTTTAGGTGGGTCGCCAACGCCTATTTCTTGGGGCGAATTGTACACGTCTTTACAACAAGGTGTGGTTGATGGTGCAGAAAATAACCCACCAAGTTTTTATTTATCGAGACACTACGAAGTTTGTAAATTTTATACCCTTAATGAACATACCGTTTTACCTGACGTTTTGGTAATAGGTACCAGTACCTGGAACAAGCTTTCTAAACAAGAGCGGGAGTGGTTGCAGGCATCGGTAGATAAATCGGTTACTTTCCAAAGGAAACTTTGGGCCGAGGCGGAAGCCGAAGCTTTAGCAGAGGTAGAAAAGGCAGGTGTTGAAATTATTAGACCTGATAAAACCTTATTTAAGGAAAGAGTACAGAGTGTTTATGACGGGTATAAGGACAACCCTGTGATAAATAAATTAATTCAAGACATCCAACAACTAAAATAA
- the uxaC gene encoding glucuronate isomerase, producing the protein MSKPFIHDNFLLESKYAEELYHDYSKNQPIIDYHNHLPPQQIAEDKAFNNITDVWINGDHYKWRAMRTLGVNERFITGNASDKEKFLNWAKTVPYTMRNPLYHWTHMELTRYFGITDLLNEKSAEKIWDITQEKLNSDGYSCRGLLKKVNAELVCTTEDPLDTLEYHQQLAKEDFGVKVSTAFRPDKAILISAEDYTDYLASLGKVSGIEVSSFSTLCDALRNRIQHFHDNGCRLCDHGLSHIFFEDYTESELNAIIKKKLSGKEVSDEEVQKFQSAVLVFLCETYHEFGWVQQFHLGALRNNNARMHRILGPDTGWDSIGDYPQAQKLSAFLNVLDSNDKLCKTIIYNLNPADNEVMATMIGNFNDGSIKGKVQWGSGWWFLDQKDGMTKQMNALSNMGLISCFVGMLTDSRSFLSFPRHEYFRRILCNLLGDEIQRGELPKEEMQWIGKMVSDISYFNAKNYFDF; encoded by the coding sequence ATGAGCAAGCCGTTTATCCACGATAATTTTTTGCTAGAAAGCAAATACGCTGAAGAATTATACCACGACTATTCTAAAAATCAACCGATAATAGATTACCACAACCATTTGCCGCCCCAGCAAATTGCAGAGGACAAGGCTTTTAACAATATTACAGATGTTTGGATCAACGGCGACCATTACAAGTGGCGAGCCATGCGAACCTTAGGGGTAAATGAAAGGTTCATAACAGGCAATGCTTCAGATAAGGAAAAGTTTTTAAATTGGGCCAAAACGGTACCTTACACTATGCGTAACCCTTTGTATCATTGGACTCACATGGAGCTTACCCGATATTTTGGAATCACCGATTTGTTGAATGAAAAATCGGCTGAAAAAATTTGGGATATTACACAAGAAAAATTGAATTCAGATGGCTATAGCTGTAGGGGCTTGCTTAAAAAAGTAAATGCCGAATTGGTGTGTACCACTGAAGATCCTTTGGATACTTTGGAATATCATCAACAATTGGCCAAGGAAGATTTTGGTGTTAAAGTGAGTACCGCTTTTAGACCAGATAAGGCCATTTTGATTTCGGCTGAAGATTATACCGATTATCTAGCTTCATTGGGAAAAGTATCGGGTATTGAAGTGAGCTCGTTTTCAACCCTGTGCGATGCTTTGAGAAATCGTATACAGCATTTCCACGATAACGGATGCCGTTTGTGTGATCATGGATTATCGCATATCTTTTTTGAAGACTACACCGAAAGTGAATTGAATGCCATAATTAAAAAGAAGCTTTCAGGAAAAGAAGTTTCTGATGAAGAAGTCCAGAAATTCCAAAGTGCCGTATTGGTTTTCTTATGTGAAACTTACCATGAGTTTGGTTGGGTGCAACAATTCCACCTTGGAGCTTTAAGAAATAACAATGCCCGTATGCACCGCATTTTAGGGCCAGATACAGGTTGGGATTCTATTGGAGACTACCCGCAAGCACAAAAGCTTTCAGCCTTTTTAAATGTTCTTGATAGTAACGATAAGCTTTGCAAAACGATAATATACAACCTTAATCCAGCAGATAACGAAGTTATGGCCACCATGATTGGAAACTTTAACGATGGTAGCATTAAAGGAAAAGTTCAGTGGGGTTCCGGATGGTGGTTTTTAGATCAAAAAGATGGAATGACCAAACAAATGAATGCCCTATCAAACATGGGGCTTATCAGTTGTTTTGTTGGTATGTTAACCGATTCCAGAAGTTTCCTGTCGTTCCCAAGGCATGAGTATTTCCGAAGAATTCTTTGTAACCTTTTAGGCGATGAAATCCAAAGAGGGGAACTGCCGAAAGAAGAAATGCAGTGGATTGGAAAAATGGTTTCGGATATCAGTTATTTTAATGCCAAGAATTATTTCGATTTTTAA
- a CDS encoding TRAP transporter large permease → MEYIPVLVLVISFLFLLAIGTPVAWSIAISAVLTMLVSISPLAAFTTVSQRMGTGLDSFALLAIPFFVLSGQLMNKGGIAHRLIAFAKTLVGSLPGGLALINVIGAMLMGAIAGSAMASASAMGSILGPEMEKEGYSKEFGAAVNITSATTGLIIPPSNVLIVYSLASGGVSIAALFLAGYIPGILTGLFLMLVAMFWAKKKKYKLGERSKFKDVVKTFIDALPSLFLLVVVIGGIVSGIFTATEASAIAVLYTLVLGFVYKEISFKTLPEILLESSATTAIVMLLIGASMSMSWVMSYESIPQSISTVLLGISENEIVILLIINLLLLFVGIFMDMTPAVLIFTPIFLPVVTELGMDPIHFGIIMVLNLCIGLCTPPVGSVLFVGVGVANTTIEKVVKPLLPLFLAMVLALFLVTYFPELSLWLPRVFGLID, encoded by the coding sequence ATGGAATATATACCAGTACTTGTATTAGTAATTAGTTTTTTATTCCTATTGGCTATAGGAACACCCGTAGCATGGAGTATCGCCATTTCTGCAGTATTGACCATGTTGGTGAGTATATCGCCGTTGGCAGCATTTACAACCGTATCGCAGCGAATGGGAACGGGGCTCGACAGTTTTGCGCTTCTCGCCATACCCTTTTTCGTCCTCTCTGGACAGCTCATGAATAAGGGGGGGATTGCACACCGGCTCATTGCATTTGCTAAAACATTGGTTGGCTCATTACCGGGAGGCTTGGCTCTAATCAACGTGATTGGTGCCATGTTAATGGGTGCGATTGCAGGATCGGCTATGGCATCGGCATCGGCCATGGGAAGTATTTTAGGTCCAGAAATGGAAAAAGAAGGATATTCAAAGGAATTTGGAGCTGCCGTAAATATTACATCGGCAACGACAGGTTTGATTATTCCGCCGAGTAACGTATTGATTGTTTATTCATTGGCTAGTGGCGGTGTGTCTATTGCAGCATTGTTCTTGGCAGGTTACATTCCGGGTATTTTAACTGGATTGTTTTTGATGCTTGTGGCCATGTTTTGGGCTAAAAAGAAAAAATATAAGTTGGGCGAACGCAGCAAATTTAAAGATGTTGTAAAAACCTTTATCGATGCCTTACCAAGTTTATTTTTATTAGTAGTAGTAATAGGAGGAATTGTATCAGGAATTTTTACCGCAACCGAAGCTTCAGCCATCGCTGTACTTTACACTTTGGTTCTCGGTTTTGTTTACAAAGAAATTTCCTTTAAAACATTGCCGGAAATTTTACTGGAATCGTCTGCTACAACGGCTATTGTAATGCTGTTGATTGGAGCCTCGATGAGTATGTCATGGGTAATGTCTTATGAAAGTATTCCACAAAGTATCAGTACAGTATTATTGGGTATCAGTGAAAACGAAATAGTGATTTTGTTGATTATCAACTTATTATTGCTATTCGTTGGTATATTTATGGATATGACGCCGGCCGTATTAATTTTTACCCCCATATTTCTACCTGTGGTAACCGAGTTGGGTATGGATCCCATCCACTTCGGAATCATTATGGTACTCAACCTATGTATCGGCCTCTGTACACCACCGGTAGGCTCGGTATTATTTGTTGGAGTTGGTGTGGCCAATACCACGATAGAAAAAGTAGTAAAGCCGCTTTTACCATTGTTTTTGGCCATGGTACTGGCGTTGTTCTTGGTAACGTATTTCCCAGAATTAAGTTTATGGTTACCTAGAGTATTTGGTTTAATAGACTAA
- the hisS gene encoding histidine--tRNA ligase: protein MAQKPSIPKGTRDFNPEQVAKRNYIFNTIRGAFETFGFQPIETPSFENSETLMGKYGDEGDRLIFKILNSGDFLKTIDYPELTKEIIENKIGGVDPLQDGTYNIDGEIEDFKSLVKEYIKDTYLSEKALRYDLTVPFARYVVQHQNEIEFPFKRYQIQPVWRADRPQKGRFREFYQCDADVVGSDSLWQEVEFIQLYDTVFSALKLEGVTIKINNRKILSGIAEVIGASDKLIDFTVALDKLDKIGEEKVKEEMLSKGISEEGISKLQPLFTLSGSFESQIESLKDILNTSEEGKKGIDELDFINNAISELGLKTAALQLDVTLARGLNYYTGAIFEVAAPKSVKMGSIGGGGRYDDLTGIFGMKNVSGVGISFGLDRIYLVLEELGLFPETVNKNVEVLFINFGDKEALFSLKAIKQLRQQGINAELYPDPAKMKKQMNHANKRNIPFVVLVGEEEINSSTYTLKNMVSGEQEKVSLEALVATIKKS from the coding sequence ATGGCCCAAAAACCAAGCATCCCAAAAGGCACGAGAGATTTTAACCCAGAACAGGTTGCCAAACGTAACTATATTTTCAACACTATTCGTGGGGCGTTTGAAACCTTCGGATTTCAACCCATTGAAACGCCGAGTTTTGAAAACTCCGAAACCCTAATGGGAAAATATGGTGACGAAGGGGATCGCTTGATTTTTAAGATTTTGAATTCAGGAGATTTTTTGAAAACTATTGATTATCCGGAGTTGACAAAGGAAATTATAGAGAATAAAATAGGCGGAGTTGATCCTTTGCAGGACGGGACTTATAATATTGATGGTGAAATCGAGGACTTCAAAAGCTTGGTGAAAGAATACATAAAGGACACTTATTTATCTGAAAAAGCCCTTCGTTACGACCTCACAGTGCCTTTTGCGCGTTACGTGGTACAACACCAAAACGAGATTGAATTTCCGTTTAAACGTTACCAAATCCAACCGGTTTGGCGTGCCGATAGGCCTCAAAAGGGACGTTTTAGGGAGTTTTACCAATGCGATGCCGATGTGGTGGGCAGCGATTCGTTGTGGCAGGAAGTAGAATTCATCCAACTTTACGACACCGTTTTTTCAGCCTTAAAATTGGAAGGCGTTACCATAAAAATCAACAACCGAAAAATATTGTCGGGCATTGCTGAAGTGATTGGTGCTTCCGATAAACTCATCGATTTTACCGTGGCTTTGGATAAGCTCGATAAAATTGGCGAGGAAAAGGTAAAAGAAGAAATGCTTTCCAAAGGGATTTCAGAAGAAGGGATTTCTAAATTGCAGCCACTATTCACGTTGTCGGGTTCTTTTGAATCGCAAATAGAAAGTTTAAAAGATATTTTAAACACTTCCGAAGAAGGGAAAAAAGGTATTGACGAACTCGACTTCATCAATAACGCCATTTCCGAATTGGGTTTAAAAACCGCAGCTTTGCAACTGGATGTCACTTTGGCCCGCGGACTGAATTATTACACCGGAGCCATTTTTGAGGTAGCCGCGCCGAAGTCCGTAAAAATGGGCTCGATTGGTGGAGGAGGTCGTTACGACGATTTAACAGGTATTTTCGGAATGAAAAACGTAAGCGGTGTGGGTATTAGTTTTGGTTTGGACCGCATTTATTTGGTGCTTGAAGAACTGGGGCTTTTTCCAGAAACCGTTAATAAAAACGTTGAGGTCCTGTTCATCAATTTTGGTGACAAGGAGGCGTTGTTCAGTTTAAAAGCGATTAAGCAATTGCGCCAACAGGGCATTAATGCCGAATTGTACCCTGATCCGGCCAAAATGAAAAAGCAGATGAATCACGCCAACAAGCGAAACATTCCGTTTGTGGTTTTGGTGGGCGAAGAGGAAATCAATTCGAGTACCTATACACTTAAAAACATGGTGTCTGGCGAGCAGGAAAAAGTATCATTGGAGGCTTTAGTAGCAACCATAAAAAAGTCCTGA